In Dromaius novaehollandiae isolate bDroNov1 unplaced genomic scaffold, bDroNov1.hap1 HAP1_SCAFFOLD_37, whole genome shotgun sequence, the following proteins share a genomic window:
- the LOC135326228 gene encoding olfactory receptor 14A16-like translates to MTNSSSFNEFLLLAFADTREMQLLHFSLFLGIYLAALLGNGLIITAIACDHHLHTPMYFFLLNLSLLDLGSISTTLPKSMANSLWNTRAISYSGCAAQVFFFFFLFSAEYSLLTVMAYDRYVAICKPLHYGILLDSRACMKMAAAAWASGFLNALLHTANTFSIPLCQGNTVDQFFCEIPQILKRSCSESYLREVRLLVVSGCLSFGCFVFIVLSYVQIFTAVLRIPSEQGQHKAFSMCLPHLAVVSLFISTVMFAYLKPPSLSSPALDLVVAVLYSVVPPAVNPLIYSMRNKELKEALRKLFQWVQDQHQ, encoded by the coding sequence atgaccaacagcagctccttcaacgagttcctcctcctggcattcgcaGACACACGGGagatgcagctcttgcacttctcactcttcctgggcatctacctggctgctctcctgggcaacggcctcatcatcacagccatagcctgcgaccaccacctccacacccccatgtacttcttcctcctcaacctctccctcctcgaccttggctccatctccaccactctccccaaatccatggccaattccctgtggaacaccagggccatttcctactcaggatgtgctgcccaagtctttttcttctttttcttattttcagcagagtattctctcctcacagtcatggcctatgaccgctatgttgccatctgcaaacccctgcactatgggatcctcctggacagcagagcttgtatgaaaatggcagcagctgcctgggccagtggttttctcaatgctctcctgcacactgctaacacattttcaataccactctgccaaggcaacacagtggaccagttcttctgtgaaatccctcAGATCCTCAAGCGCTCCTGCTCagaatcctacctcagggaagtcaggcttcttgtggttagtggctgtttaagctttgggtgtttcgttttcattgtgctgtcctacgtgcagatcttcactgctgtgctgaggatcccctctgagcagggccagcacaaagccttttccatgtgcctcccgcacctggccgtggtctctctgttcatcagcactgtcatgtttgcctacctgaagcccccctccctctcctccccagctctggatctggtggtggctgttctgtactcggtggtgcctccagcagtgaaccccctcatctacagcatgaggaacaaggagctcaaggaggcactgaggaaactgttcCAGTGGGTCCAAGatcagcaccaataa